The following proteins are encoded in a genomic region of Methanoculleus bourgensis MS2:
- a CDS encoding DNA adenine methylase: protein MAAPIARPFLKWAGGKTQLLDEFTRRVPEDLREGNLPVFVEPFVGGGAVYFHLNSLFDLRECHLFDVNEELVLAYNVVKNDVSGLIDYLDEVSGEFLAKSASGREEYYYAMRELFNSWKGAIDYDRYSRDWIERAGQLIFLNRTCFNGLYRVNSRGEFNVPFGRYRNPRILYEDLLRADSAVLGNTTIHLGDFMLSEPWISEDTFVYFDPPYRPLNQTSSFTQYAKGGFTDEDQKRLAEFYAQCDAAGARLMLSNSDPRNIDPGDDFFDILYAGYQIDRVPAKRMINCDGAKRGEIYEIIVTNY, encoded by the coding sequence GTGGCAGCACCCATCGCACGACCGTTCCTCAAGTGGGCGGGCGGAAAGACGCAACTGCTTGATGAGTTCACCAGGCGGGTTCCGGAGGACCTCAGAGAGGGGAACCTCCCGGTCTTTGTCGAACCCTTCGTCGGTGGAGGGGCGGTCTATTTCCACCTCAACAGCCTCTTTGATCTCCGCGAATGCCACCTGTTCGATGTCAACGAGGAACTGGTCCTCGCTTACAATGTCGTGAAGAACGATGTCTCAGGACTCATCGACTACCTTGACGAGGTATCCGGCGAGTTCCTCGCAAAGAGCGCTTCCGGGCGGGAAGAATACTACTATGCCATGCGGGAACTCTTCAATTCATGGAAAGGGGCCATCGACTATGACCGCTACAGCAGAGACTGGATAGAACGGGCAGGTCAGCTCATCTTTCTCAACCGGACGTGTTTTAACGGTCTTTACCGGGTAAACTCCCGAGGTGAGTTTAACGTCCCGTTTGGCAGGTACAGAAACCCAAGGATTCTCTACGAAGACCTGCTCAGGGCCGATTCTGCCGTACTCGGGAACACGACGATCCACCTGGGCGATTTTATGCTCTCCGAGCCCTGGATATCGGAGGATACCTTCGTATACTTCGACCCTCCCTACCGCCCCCTGAACCAGACGTCGTCGTTCACGCAGTATGCAAAGGGCGGGTTCACCGACGAGGACCAGAAGCGCCTGGCTGAGTTTTATGCACAGTGCGACGCTGCCGGTGCAAGGCTGATGCTGAGCAACTCCGACCCCAGGAACATCGACCCTGGCGATGATTTCTTTGATATCCTCTATGCCGGCTACCAGATCGACCGGGTTCCCGCAAAGAGGATGATCAACTGTGACGGGGCGAAACGGGGCGAGATCTACGAGATCATCGTCACGAATTACTGA
- a CDS encoding response regulator yields the protein MAKKVMIIDDNDKVLRISELLIESFGYSPIPVNDPREGLRILSEDPPSLILLDLMMSPMDGSEFLDERRKIPGALEIPVVICSAWRLTEEELAPYKDEIVGVVTKPVEPTLLRETLKNHLGA from the coding sequence ATGGCAAAGAAAGTAATGATCATCGACGACAACGATAAAGTCCTTCGAATATCCGAACTGCTCATAGAATCGTTTGGCTACTCACCCATCCCGGTAAACGATCCCAGGGAGGGGCTCAGGATACTCTCAGAAGACCCGCCTTCGCTGATACTCCTCGACCTCATGATGTCGCCGATGGACGGTTCAGAGTTCCTGGACGAGCGAAGAAAGATCCCCGGAGCCCTGGAGATCCCGGTGGTGATCTGCTCGGCCTGGAGACTGACCGAGGAAGAGCTCGCCCCCTACAAGGATGAGATTGTCGGGGTCGTCACCAAACCCGTCGAACCTACGCTGCTGAGAGAGACCCTCAAAAACCATCTTGGGGCGTGA